A window from Candidatus Arthromitus sp. SFB-rat-Yit encodes these proteins:
- the pglX gene encoding BREX-1 system adenine-specific DNA-methyltransferase PglX, giving the protein MNKNVVKNFAIWARKSLIKEVSDRLLLIGITKDYIQEGVRYGNEYEDFKIGEDKVYRIFGQDIEKREILVRKINERGFDSIVEEGAYTWFNRVIAIRFMEINNYIPSGIRVLSSLNRSKIDPDIVTYFDDLDFYVDREYILRLKSENKADELFKYLFIEQCNALNEILPGIFKNTNDYRNLIFPVNLSNENSFLRRIIDDIDEKYFFDNVEIIGWLYQYYITEKKDEIFKRLKQNIKISKENIPSVTQIFTPKWIVKYMVENSLGRFYIENSGESEFPVELKYFVDAEIGNADFKNILPKDIKIIDPCMGSGHILVYAFDLLFEIYKEYGYMESEIPYLIFENNLFGIDVDDRAYELAYFALMMKGRSKSRKFFKSRNIKFNLYPIIESNEIYESVLAKASILDNDKFCDVKYILDSFKDSKEYGSLLSVKKLDFDLIGDLVYPYLNEEELECMKNLINLSKLLSSKYHIVVTNPPYMSSRGMGEKLTLYLKENYPNSKMDLFSVFIERGFELTHDNGFNVMLTMQSWMFLYKFEKLRKSISDKNTIVSLLHMDNNVMSIAFGTSATIFKKKAIKDYEGVYNYIKYEDINASGEPFNFPISQNRNSKIKLRSFDDVPGSPINYWISERAREIFREHKPLKEYFEPKQGMATTDNKTFVRYWYELNKSDIEFCSKNHDDVKEIDKKWFPYNKGGDYRKWYGNNEYIIKYENAGENLINFVRSKYPRISDPEFVIKNRKYYFKKGITWSLFGFKNFGVRYKDYGFIFDVSGSSLFPDQKYEKYILAFLCSNVCFYLLSSIAPTVNFQIGNIGDLPIIINDLYLDDITRLANRNIYLCKKEWDFYETSWDFKTHPSIEFRISGRLRDSYENFYREIEIMFEEVKRNEEKMNIIFKEIYGFTDEVSHEVEDGNVSIRKIDEKKFVESFLSYFVGCVFGRYSLDYEKVIDNVDDIFKRSYRRFYPEKDNLVIISTEEYFGNDIYNLLLKFLEVIFDRECVDENLKFICTSLGFKSGSYRENIVNYFLKDFFKTHSKIYNKCPIYFEFCSGKNNGINALTYIHRFSKEDFLKFKINYLDVIEHKYEDEILKFENIYENEKFLKSKKYKETLILKLEECKKYNQMIKAVSEKSINIDLEDGISNIYEKLQMEGDFYNQNIFK; this is encoded by the coding sequence ATGAATAAAAATGTAGTTAAAAATTTTGCTATTTGGGCCAGAAAAAGTTTAATAAAGGAGGTAAGTGATAGGTTACTTTTAATTGGAATAACCAAAGATTACATACAAGAAGGTGTAAGGTATGGTAATGAATATGAAGATTTTAAAATAGGGGAAGATAAGGTATATAGAATTTTTGGACAAGATATAGAGAAAAGAGAAATCTTAGTTAGGAAAATCAATGAAAGAGGGTTTGATTCTATTGTTGAGGAGGGAGCCTATACTTGGTTTAATCGTGTAATTGCTATAAGATTTATGGAAATTAATAATTATATTCCATCTGGAATTCGTGTGTTGTCATCTTTAAATAGAAGTAAGATTGATCCTGATATAGTTACATATTTTGATGATTTGGATTTTTATGTTGATAGGGAATATATTTTAAGACTTAAAAGTGAAAATAAGGCTGATGAATTATTCAAATATTTATTTATTGAGCAGTGCAATGCTTTAAATGAAATTTTACCGGGAATTTTTAAAAATACAAACGATTATAGAAATTTGATTTTTCCAGTTAATCTTTCTAATGAAAATAGCTTCCTTAGGAGAATTATAGATGATATCGATGAAAAGTATTTTTTTGATAATGTTGAGATTATTGGTTGGCTTTATCAGTATTACATAACAGAGAAGAAGGATGAAATTTTTAAAAGGCTTAAACAAAATATAAAAATATCTAAAGAAAACATACCTTCAGTAACTCAAATTTTCACACCTAAGTGGATTGTTAAGTATATGGTTGAAAATTCTCTTGGTAGGTTTTACATAGAAAATAGTGGCGAGAGTGAATTTCCAGTAGAACTTAAATATTTTGTTGATGCTGAGATTGGGAATGCGGATTTTAAAAATATTTTACCTAAAGATATAAAAATAATTGATCCTTGTATGGGTAGCGGTCATATTTTGGTTTACGCATTTGATCTCCTTTTTGAAATCTATAAGGAATATGGGTATATGGAAAGTGAAATTCCTTATTTAATATTTGAAAATAATTTGTTCGGTATTGATGTTGATGATAGAGCTTATGAGCTTGCATATTTTGCTCTTATGATGAAAGGTAGAAGTAAGTCTAGAAAATTTTTTAAGAGTAGAAATATTAAATTTAATCTTTATCCAATTATTGAGAGCAATGAAATATATGAGAGTGTTCTTGCGAAGGCGAGTATTCTCGATAATGATAAATTTTGTGATGTTAAATACATATTAGATTCTTTTAAGGATTCAAAAGAATATGGATCGCTGTTATCTGTGAAAAAACTTGATTTTGATTTAATAGGAGATCTTGTGTATCCATATTTAAATGAAGAAGAGCTTGAGTGTATGAAAAATTTAATTAATCTCTCAAAGCTCTTAAGCAGTAAGTATCATATTGTTGTGACAAATCCTCCGTATATGAGTAGTCGGGGAATGGGGGAGAAGCTCACACTTTATTTAAAAGAGAATTATCCAAATAGTAAGATGGATTTATTTTCTGTGTTTATTGAAAGAGGGTTTGAGTTAACGCACGATAATGGATTCAACGTAATGCTTACTATGCAATCATGGATGTTCCTTTATAAGTTTGAGAAACTCAGAAAATCTATTTCAGATAAAAATACAATAGTTTCACTTCTTCACATGGATAATAATGTAATGTCAATTGCTTTTGGAACGAGTGCGACAATATTTAAAAAGAAGGCAATTAAAGATTATGAAGGGGTTTACAATTATATTAAATATGAGGATATTAATGCGAGTGGAGAGCCGTTTAATTTTCCAATATCTCAAAATAGGAATTCAAAAATAAAATTAAGATCATTTGATGATGTCCCAGGATCTCCAATAAATTATTGGATAAGCGAGAGGGCGAGAGAAATTTTTAGAGAGCATAAACCTCTTAAGGAATATTTTGAACCAAAACAAGGAATGGCAACAACTGACAATAAAACTTTTGTTAGGTATTGGTATGAACTGAACAAGAGTGATATAGAATTTTGTTCAAAAAATCATGACGATGTAAAGGAAATAGATAAAAAATGGTTTCCATACAACAAAGGGGGAGATTATAGGAAGTGGTATGGCAACAATGAGTACATAATTAAATATGAGAATGCTGGTGAGAATCTCATAAATTTTGTGAGGTCAAAATATCCTCGAATAAGTGATCCGGAGTTTGTGATTAAAAATAGAAAGTATTATTTTAAAAAAGGAATTACATGGTCACTATTTGGCTTTAAAAATTTTGGTGTTAGGTATAAAGACTATGGATTTATTTTTGATGTTTCAGGATCTTCATTATTTCCAGATCAAAAGTATGAAAAATATATTTTAGCTTTTTTGTGTTCAAATGTTTGCTTTTATTTATTGTCTTCTATAGCTCCTACGGTTAATTTTCAGATTGGAAATATTGGAGATCTTCCAATTATTATTAATGATTTGTATTTGGATGATATAACAAGGCTTGCTAATAGAAATATTTATCTTTGCAAAAAGGAATGGGATTTTTATGAAACGTCTTGGGATTTTAAAACTCATCCTTCAATTGAGTTTAGGATAAGTGGAAGACTTAGGGATTCATATGAGAATTTTTATAGAGAAATTGAAATTATGTTTGAAGAAGTCAAAAGAAATGAAGAGAAGATGAACATTATTTTTAAAGAAATTTATGGATTTACAGATGAAGTTTCGCATGAAGTTGAAGATGGAAATGTTTCTATAAGAAAGATTGATGAGAAAAAATTTGTTGAAAGCTTTTTGAGTTATTTTGTTGGATGTGTGTTTGGAAGGTATTCACTAGACTATGAAAAAGTTATAGATAATGTAGATGATATTTTTAAGAGAAGTTATAGAAGATTTTACCCAGAAAAGGATAATCTTGTTATAATTTCAACAGAAGAATATTTTGGAAATGATATTTATAATTTGCTTTTGAAATTTTTAGAAGTTATTTTCGATAGAGAATGTGTTGATGAGAATTTAAAATTTATTTGCACTTCTCTTGGTTTTAAAAGTGGAAGTTATAGGGAGAACATTGTTAATTATTTTTTGAAAGATTTTTTTAAGACTCACTCAAAAATTTATAATAAATGCCCAATTTATTTTGAATTTTGTTCAGGGAAGAATAATGGAATTAATGCATTAACATATATTCATAGATTTTCAAAAGAAGATTTTTTGAAGTTTAAGATAAATTATTTAGATGTTATAGAACACAAATATGAAGATGAAATATTAAAATTTGAGAACATATACGAAAATGAAAAATTTTTAAAATCTAAAAAGTATAAAGAAACTTTAATTTTAAAACTTGAAGAATGTAAAAAATATAATCAAATGATTAAAGCTGTAAGTGAAAAATCTATAAATATAGATTTGGAAGATGGAATTTCAAATATTTATGAAAAATTGCAAATGGAAGGTGATTTTTACAATCAAAATATATTTAAATAA